In Halopelagius inordinatus, a single genomic region encodes these proteins:
- a CDS encoding copper-translocating P-type ATPase: MDDHDKPNDDHSGHHDHEDRPPTDHDRSTTNADDRVEQSLLEEEADADEATEHVEHHGGHNGGEHDHGHGGMHEGHEQMFRRRFFVSTLLSIPVLLYSEALQEWLGFSVPAFPGSELINPVFAVIVFAYGGVPFLRMAIPELRDRSPGMMTLISMAITVAFVYSLASVVFPTQSAFFWELVTLIDIMLLGHWIEMRSVRRASSALDELAKLIPDTAERITESGETEEVPVNELNDGDLVLVRPGANVPADGVVDEGDSDVDEAMITGESRPVSKEPGDEVVGGTINGDGSLRVRITATGDDTALAGIMRLVEEAQQSRSKTQMLADRAAGWLFYVAVASAVVTTVAWTVATSFGAPVIERAVTVLVIACPHALGLAIPLVVAINTSLAARNGMLVRDRIAMEQARDLDTVVFDKTGTLTEGEQGVVEIEAVGDVTQNEALALAAAVEGDSEHMIAEAIREASAERGVTPQNATGFEAIKGRGVRATVDGEMVYVGGPNLLSQLDSEVPPELTTFADRAGENARTVVYLVRNDEPVAAFALADVIREESYQVVDALHELGIEVAMLTGDSEDVARAVAEELGIDTVFAEVLPEDKDKKVSELQEQGKLVAMVGDGVNDAPALTRADIGIAIGSGTDVAVQSADIILVQNNPLDVVRLVKISRASYRKMQENLVWAAGYNIFAIPLAAGVLAPIGILLSPAVGALLMSLSTVIVAINAQFLRRVDLDLPSLPGVARSGSPRATD, translated from the coding sequence ATGGACGACCACGATAAACCGAACGACGACCACTCAGGACATCACGACCACGAAGACCGTCCTCCCACTGACCACGACAGATCTACGACCAACGCAGATGACCGAGTAGAGCAGTCACTCCTCGAAGAGGAAGCCGACGCTGATGAGGCGACAGAACACGTCGAACATCACGGCGGTCACAACGGAGGCGAGCACGATCACGGTCACGGCGGAATGCACGAGGGCCACGAACAGATGTTCCGCCGGCGGTTCTTCGTCTCGACGCTCCTCTCGATCCCCGTCCTCCTCTACAGTGAGGCCCTTCAGGAGTGGCTCGGATTCTCCGTCCCGGCGTTCCCCGGGAGCGAATTGATTAACCCCGTATTCGCTGTGATCGTCTTCGCGTACGGTGGTGTTCCGTTCCTCCGGATGGCCATCCCCGAACTCCGGGACCGCTCACCGGGGATGATGACGCTCATCTCGATGGCGATCACCGTCGCGTTCGTCTATAGCCTGGCGAGCGTCGTCTTTCCCACGCAATCGGCGTTCTTCTGGGAACTCGTCACGCTGATCGACATCATGTTGTTGGGCCACTGGATCGAGATGCGGTCGGTCCGCCGGGCGTCGAGCGCGCTCGACGAACTGGCCAAGCTGATTCCGGATACCGCCGAACGTATCACCGAGAGCGGCGAGACGGAGGAGGTCCCCGTGAATGAGCTCAACGATGGAGACCTCGTCCTCGTGCGCCCCGGCGCGAACGTTCCCGCTGACGGCGTGGTCGACGAGGGTGACTCTGACGTCGACGAAGCGATGATCACGGGAGAGTCACGTCCTGTCTCGAAGGAACCCGGCGACGAGGTAGTCGGGGGTACCATCAACGGTGACGGCAGTCTCCGAGTTCGTATCACGGCGACGGGTGACGATACTGCCCTCGCGGGGATCATGCGACTCGTCGAAGAAGCCCAGCAGAGCAGGTCCAAGACGCAGATGCTCGCCGACCGCGCGGCCGGGTGGTTGTTCTACGTTGCGGTCGCATCAGCAGTAGTCACGACGGTCGCGTGGACGGTCGCAACCTCCTTCGGTGCACCAGTAATCGAGCGAGCCGTCACGGTACTGGTGATCGCCTGTCCGCACGCACTCGGACTCGCTATCCCACTCGTCGTCGCCATCAACACGTCGCTCGCCGCTCGAAACGGGATGCTCGTTCGCGACCGAATCGCCATGGAGCAAGCACGCGACCTCGACACGGTCGTCTTCGACAAGACGGGCACGCTCACAGAGGGAGAGCAGGGAGTCGTGGAGATCGAGGCGGTAGGCGACGTCACCCAGAACGAGGCGCTGGCACTCGCAGCCGCTGTCGAGGGCGACTCGGAGCACATGATCGCGGAGGCCATCCGCGAAGCGTCGGCCGAACGCGGGGTTACGCCGCAGAATGCGACGGGATTCGAGGCGATCAAGGGCCGCGGTGTTCGGGCCACGGTGGACGGTGAGATGGTGTACGTGGGCGGACCGAACCTCCTCTCGCAACTCGACAGCGAGGTCCCACCCGAACTCACGACGTTCGCCGACCGGGCAGGTGAGAACGCGCGCACAGTCGTCTATTTGGTTCGAAACGACGAGCCGGTCGCAGCCTTCGCGCTGGCAGACGTCATCCGCGAAGAGAGCTACCAGGTCGTAGACGCTCTCCACGAACTCGGCATCGAGGTGGCGATGTTGACCGGTGACTCCGAGGACGTCGCCCGCGCCGTCGCCGAAGAACTCGGAATCGACACCGTGTTCGCCGAAGTGCTGCCGGAGGACAAGGACAAGAAAGTCAGCGAACTCCAAGAACAGGGGAAGCTCGTCGCGATGGTCGGCGACGGTGTCAACGACGCGCCAGCGCTCACCCGTGCCGATATCGGCATAGCAATCGGGAGCGGCACCGACGTCGCCGTCCAGTCGGCCGACATCATCCTCGTGCAGAACAACCCGCTCGATGTCGTCCGTCTCGTCAAAATCAGCCGAGCGAGCTATCGGAAGATGCAGGAGAACCTCGTTTGGGCCGCGGGCTACAACATCTTCGCTATTCCGCTCGCTGCGGGCGTGCTCGCACCGATTGGCATTCTCCTCTCACCGGCCGTCGGAGCACTCCTGATGTCGCTGAGCACGGTCATCGTGGCCATCAACGCCCAGTTCCTCCGTCGCGTTGATCTTGACCTCCCATCGCTTCCGGGCGTCGCTCGGTCCGGAAGTCCTCGAGCAACAGACTGA
- a CDS encoding SHOCT domain-containing protein — protein MSSQHRGDSLLRIALIVLAVILLLPLLMMVFAMPMMGMMGWWGGGGPGTGVSPIWGIGMMLSFLVVLLGVGYFLYRGLVGGQVLGHDRALEELRTAYARGDLTDDEFEQRRERLQRDRE, from the coding sequence ATATCGAGCCAGCATCGAGGCGACTCGCTACTTCGGATAGCCCTCATCGTACTCGCCGTTATCCTGCTACTTCCGCTTTTGATGATGGTGTTTGCGATGCCGATGATGGGCATGATGGGCTGGTGGGGTGGCGGAGGTCCCGGCACCGGAGTCTCACCGATCTGGGGCATCGGTATGATGCTCTCGTTCCTCGTCGTCCTACTCGGCGTCGGATACTTCCTCTACCGTGGTCTCGTGGGCGGTCAGGTCCTCGGGCACGACCGTGCGCTCGAAGAACTGCGGACAGCGTACGCCCGCGGTGATCTAACTGATGATGAGTTCGAACAACGACGAGAGCGCCTGCAACGAGACCGAGAGTAA
- a CDS encoding HNH endonuclease — protein MAEYPSDWNSRRKKVYQRDSYKCQNCGRKGGWKGNAELHAHHIVPKSKGGTHKMSNLKTMCKGCHNAIHGRRMAPSAKSESGGWGSLGGHAAVATLTGWWTLGAGNALYAAVSRTRSSSSEDPTLNDLRDDDPVRLGKSEKKGYFQKEVDKELNEETSGCPSCGQPGLTKSWIRVEGGKVKVVECENCKALFDPTGDDLQEVDGPEELEPTKSAVLSELFG, from the coding sequence ATGGCTGAATATCCCTCAGATTGGAACTCCCGCCGAAAGAAGGTTTATCAGCGCGATAGCTATAAGTGCCAGAACTGTGGACGGAAAGGAGGATGGAAGGGTAATGCAGAGCTTCATGCTCATCACATCGTTCCGAAAAGCAAGGGTGGCACTCACAAGATGAGCAACCTCAAGACGATGTGTAAGGGGTGCCACAACGCGATACACGGTAGACGCATGGCCCCTTCAGCGAAGTCGGAGTCAGGAGGTTGGGGTAGTCTCGGAGGTCACGCTGCTGTTGCCACCCTAACTGGGTGGTGGACGCTTGGAGCCGGTAATGCACTCTATGCAGCTGTGTCTCGCACGAGGTCGTCATCGAGTGAGGACCCTACTCTGAATGACCTAAGAGACGACGACCCCGTTAGACTCGGAAAATCAGAGAAGAAGGGCTATTTCCAGAAAGAAGTCGATAAGGAACTTAACGAGGAGACCAGTGGATGCCCTTCATGTGGACAACCGGGATTAACGAAGAGTTGGATACGTGTAGAGGGTGGAAAGGTCAAAGTCGTCGAGTGTGAGAACTGTAAGGCCCTCTTCGACCCGACTGGTGATGACCTTCAAGAAGTAGACGGACCGGAAGAGCTGGAGCCGACGAAATCTGCGGTACTAAGCGAGTTGTTTGGATGA
- a CDS encoding uracil-DNA glycosylase family protein — MIQKLDVIRQNAQEGTGPCEGCSAQCASEGRLVNPGLGNPDGEVMFVTDEPRHPTDWSKYDSWEEYNEEWMRRFANARGGRFINRLLSRTNYRLGDAWVADSIKCPTSPDENRGIPGADTDDAYSHCRAYLEAEFGRVDPQAVVTLGKGATIRTLRALGVPVSQAKSVRVTKEYGTADFDTAYPLVISLHWAQRTVAEDEWVPMVQEAISQALQSSSL; from the coding sequence ATGATTCAGAAACTCGATGTTATCAGACAGAACGCGCAGGAAGGAACGGGTCCGTGTGAGGGGTGCTCCGCTCAGTGTGCTTCGGAGGGCAGGCTCGTGAATCCCGGTCTCGGGAATCCCGATGGAGAGGTCATGTTCGTCACCGACGAGCCTCGACATCCGACGGACTGGTCGAAGTACGACTCGTGGGAAGAGTACAATGAAGAGTGGATGCGACGGTTTGCAAACGCTCGTGGGGGTCGGTTCATCAATCGACTGCTCTCTCGGACGAACTACCGACTGGGAGACGCCTGGGTAGCGGATTCGATTAAGTGTCCGACGAGTCCGGACGAGAACAGAGGAATTCCCGGTGCAGACACAGACGACGCCTACTCTCATTGCCGCGCCTACCTCGAAGCCGAGTTCGGGCGAGTGGACCCACAGGCCGTGGTGACGCTCGGGAAGGGAGCGACGATTCGTACCCTTCGTGCGCTCGGGGTCCCCGTCTCACAGGCGAAGAGCGTGCGTGTAACGAAAGAGTACGGAACGGCGGATTTCGACACCGCCTACCCCCTCGTTATTTCCCTTCATTGGGCGCAACGGACGGTCGCAGAGGACGAGTGGGTTCCGATGGTGCAAGAGGCTATCAGTCAGGCTCTTCAATCAAGTTCTCTATGA
- a CDS encoding DUF7837 family putative zinc-binding protein, with translation MTTSESTVGLCPHCGESIPEENLIIHYERADGWTIVVAGCRWCDIVVEPKPIHQ, from the coding sequence ATGACCACGAGTGAGTCTACCGTCGGTCTCTGCCCCCACTGCGGCGAGTCGATTCCCGAGGAGAACCTCATCATTCACTACGAGCGAGCCGATGGCTGGACCATCGTGGTAGCCGGGTGCCGCTGGTGCGATATTGTCGTCGAGCCGAAGCCTATCCACCAATGA
- a CDS encoding helix-turn-helix transcriptional regulator gives MRFGETDPVWGDEFIERYLEDAERYSMDNETLHTGFMLALLGQAVGDSSFDIGDNEKHCRVHPFMVQDSGSGKDPAFDYAKKVATFADMNFSDSNDLTNAGLVGTFVDGEEEPGAAEKYDIVGFREAIQLLRSGSSDWNKNIPENINSILDGGHVERHMAAGTIEYRATCTLIGTSYPPTEMDMNLENLMRNGTLARFFYFFRDIPPEFRFRVGDAILERAVEDSNGSNFRSDDVVDTLTEIKNEFHGGKKFSFDYDTERVQRKVRDVIVGNLEKSEVGTRKIVEPSVTRYIEHTLRLGCLMAALDKCSTEVDEEHIDQALEFIELSWTQMLDFFQSYHDEGESSDNSPNARERMVYLLGREGQMTKSEVAEEMDVSDKTVQRSARELETLEMIESLSVGKKRAYKLT, from the coding sequence ATGAGGTTCGGTGAAACCGACCCCGTTTGGGGAGACGAGTTCATCGAGAGGTATCTCGAAGATGCAGAGCGGTACTCAATGGACAACGAGACGCTTCACACGGGCTTCATGCTGGCTCTGCTCGGACAAGCTGTCGGTGATTCGAGCTTCGATATTGGAGACAACGAAAAGCACTGCCGAGTCCACCCGTTCATGGTGCAGGATTCCGGGAGCGGGAAGGACCCGGCATTCGATTACGCGAAAAAAGTCGCCACATTCGCCGATATGAATTTCAGCGACTCGAACGACTTGACGAATGCCGGTCTCGTCGGAACCTTCGTTGATGGAGAAGAAGAGCCAGGTGCCGCAGAAAAATACGACATCGTCGGCTTCCGCGAGGCAATACAGCTGTTACGGTCCGGGAGTTCGGATTGGAATAAAAATATCCCTGAGAATATAAATTCGATTCTGGACGGAGGACATGTTGAACGCCACATGGCCGCCGGGACTATCGAATATAGAGCGACCTGTACCCTTATTGGAACGAGTTATCCACCGACAGAGATGGATATGAACTTAGAGAATCTGATGCGCAACGGAACATTGGCACGATTCTTCTACTTCTTCCGTGATATCCCCCCGGAGTTCCGATTCCGTGTCGGCGATGCGATTCTTGAACGAGCTGTCGAAGACAGCAATGGAAGCAACTTCCGGAGTGACGATGTAGTGGACACGCTTACTGAAATTAAAAACGAATTCCATGGAGGAAAGAAATTTAGTTTCGATTATGACACGGAACGAGTTCAACGTAAAGTAAGAGATGTCATAGTTGGTAATCTTGAAAAATCGGAAGTGGGTACAAGGAAAATCGTTGAGCCGTCCGTAACTCGCTACATTGAGCACACGCTCCGGTTGGGCTGTCTCATGGCGGCTTTAGACAAGTGCAGCACCGAGGTAGACGAGGAGCACATCGACCAAGCGCTGGAGTTTATCGAACTCTCGTGGACGCAGATGTTAGATTTCTTCCAGAGTTATCATGATGAAGGAGAAAGTTCGGATAATTCACCGAACGCCCGCGAGAGGATGGTCTACCTCCTCGGTCGAGAGGGTCAAATGACAAAATCAGAAGTGGCCGAAGAAATGGATGTTTCTGATAAAACGGTTCAGCGGTCTGCTCGCGAACTCGAAACGCTTGAAATGATTGAAAGTCTGTCCGTAGGGAAGAAACGAGCGTATAAGCTAACCTAG
- a CDS encoding AlbA family DNA-binding domain-containing protein — MESQLFPTEVLEWTWETIESLRENEQEENRYLEYKAHLHYPEDENDKSKTEWRHNIEAEITAFANANGGILLFGVGDDRTPIPFEPPEHDVARTVNQFIQNSTPVPQVDVSTMRAPTDEVDRIIVVVRVHEATRKPVMTSKSACYVRITESKHPMSREQIESMFVEADRRQQAVRQLEMEIEQFLDIYEETFDDYLLTDAPPDYYLINKIDFYRVFQENTHLYSDEEVSQNIRNILSELRKIELGERYERRLKDGEVPNPFEDSKRKNVAGRQELERQVNRLKNMILQLIESADLDVEPR; from the coding sequence ATGGAATCTCAGCTCTTCCCTACTGAGGTCTTGGAGTGGACGTGGGAGACGATTGAATCGCTTCGAGAGAATGAACAGGAGGAAAATCGCTACTTAGAGTACAAAGCTCACCTACACTATCCTGAAGATGAGAATGACAAGTCGAAGACGGAGTGGCGTCATAACATCGAGGCAGAGATTACGGCCTTTGCGAACGCGAACGGTGGTATCCTACTCTTCGGAGTAGGCGACGATAGAACGCCGATACCGTTCGAGCCTCCAGAACACGACGTAGCTCGGACAGTCAACCAATTCATCCAGAATTCGACTCCGGTTCCTCAAGTTGATGTGTCAACGATGAGGGCACCTACCGACGAGGTAGACCGAATAATCGTTGTCGTTCGAGTTCACGAAGCAACCCGAAAACCGGTGATGACCTCGAAATCGGCGTGCTATGTCCGGATTACAGAATCAAAGCATCCAATGTCACGTGAACAGATTGAGTCCATGTTTGTCGAAGCTGACCGTCGGCAACAGGCGGTCAGACAATTAGAAATGGAAATAGAACAATTTTTAGATATTTATGAAGAAACATTTGATGATTATCTGCTAACTGACGCACCTCCGGATTACTACTTAATAAATAAAATAGATTTCTATCGCGTATTTCAGGAAAACACTCACCTGTATTCGGATGAGGAGGTATCTCAAAATATTCGTAACATACTCTCTGAACTCCGGAAAATAGAATTGGGAGAGAGATACGAGAGGAGGCTTAAGGATGGGGAGGTACCTAACCCATTCGAGGATTCAAAGCGAAAGAATGTAGCGGGCCGACAAGAATTGGAGCGACAGGTTAATCGATTAAAGAACATGATTTTACAGCTCATTGAGTCTGCAGACTTAGATGTCGAACCCCGCTAG
- a CDS encoding tyrosine-type recombinase/integrase, whose translation MKDLDKYPVVTDPSSEILNPKELLDYREAREDFLSWLLAFGKDPSTATGYSRDTVLRTAYRTDQFNRWVWQNHGYTTNFTHDHADAYMRELAFSDKSRTHKANTQKSLKRYFKWTAYARGSDEWEPAHSFSSSSSPNPRDYLTIEERVRIREAALEYGSIPAYGGLTPDERDRWKALLAQRFGKPKSEVGSEDWDRANGWKFTSLVWTSLDAGLRPVEVERAQTTWVDVENQLLRIPREESSKNEDNWVVGLTERTADALERWLDEREMYSRYDDTNILWLTREGNPYQTSSLRSLLQRLCDLADIPYENRRMSWYAIRHSVGTYMTREEDLAAAQAQLRHKSEQTTMKYDQTPVEDRREALDRMG comes from the coding sequence TTGAAAGACCTCGACAAATACCCCGTCGTAACCGACCCATCCTCCGAGATACTAAACCCGAAGGAACTTCTCGACTACCGCGAGGCGCGCGAGGACTTCCTCTCGTGGCTCCTCGCGTTCGGAAAGGACCCATCGACCGCGACGGGATACAGCCGCGACACGGTCCTACGAACGGCTTACAGAACGGACCAATTCAATCGGTGGGTGTGGCAGAACCACGGCTACACGACGAACTTCACCCACGACCACGCTGACGCCTATATGCGCGAACTCGCCTTTAGTGATAAGAGTCGGACCCACAAGGCGAACACTCAGAAGTCCCTCAAACGGTACTTCAAGTGGACCGCGTACGCGCGCGGAAGTGACGAATGGGAACCGGCCCACTCGTTCTCCTCGTCCAGTAGTCCGAATCCACGTGACTACCTCACCATCGAGGAGAGGGTTCGAATCCGTGAAGCAGCATTAGAGTACGGGTCCATCCCTGCCTACGGAGGTCTTACTCCTGACGAGCGTGACCGCTGGAAAGCACTCTTAGCACAGCGCTTTGGAAAGCCAAAGAGTGAGGTAGGCTCCGAGGACTGGGACCGAGCGAACGGCTGGAAGTTCACCTCCCTCGTCTGGACGAGTCTCGATGCCGGGCTACGCCCTGTCGAAGTCGAACGCGCGCAGACCACGTGGGTAGACGTAGAGAATCAACTCCTCCGAATTCCCCGAGAAGAGTCGAGCAAGAACGAGGACAACTGGGTAGTCGGACTCACCGAGCGAACTGCCGACGCTCTCGAACGGTGGCTCGACGAACGAGAGATGTATAGCCGATACGACGATACGAATATACTCTGGCTCACCCGCGAAGGAAATCCGTATCAGACGAGTTCACTCCGGAGCCTACTCCAACGCCTCTGCGACTTAGCCGACATCCCTTACGAGAACCGTCGCATGAGTTGGTACGCAATCCGGCACTCTGTCGGGACGTACATGACCCGTGAGGAGGACCTCGCGGCGGCGCAAGCGCAACTCCGTCATAAGAGCGAGCAGACGACGATGAAGTACGACCAGACACCCGTGGAGGACCGACGAGAAGCGCTTGACCGGATGGGCTAG